Below is a window of Perca fluviatilis chromosome 14, GENO_Pfluv_1.0, whole genome shotgun sequence DNA.
TCTGCATCAATAAAAGCCCGTCTGGCCTCAAACTCAAGGTCCAAAAGTTGAGCAACATCGTTGTGATTGGGTTTTGCATTGGGCTTATTGTACATGTTGCTCAAGGTTCTGTAGTGCCTAGCCTGCATCTTCAGATTGTCCTGGCGGactgtaaataaaaaacagagcTGAGACATTTCAATGTAAACacttcaacaacaacacaggGGAAATAAAGCATGGTTAAAATACAATGCCCGATTTTTTTGGTAAACTTACAGTAGCAGTAAAAAATGTTTAGAAGTTTATGTTTGAATAGTGGGGGAAAAACAGAGGaaaggaaataaaataagtatatatatatgtactgaTTGAACAAATGATATGTAATGATTGAACTAGTCACTAATTagttatttaaaacaaacaaaactatacATGAATGTTTGAAATGCTTCATCGTTAATTAATTGCTGAcccaaatcaaatcaatatcaaCAAAGTGGGTTGATTGATTCATGTCTGAAAAAAAGTGTGTTCATCAACATCCACAATCTTAGGAAATAAttgataaataatttaaattgaaTCTCCAAAAGTTTTGACTCTGATTTGCCACTCTGAAAACCATTATCCATTATGGATAACAGGCTGAGAGATGTGCTGAGGTGGACTTACCAACAACATCCTTTGCAGGTGTGGTTGGTAAAGCGATCACAGTCCTGGGTGAGGAGCCTGAGGCTGATTCAGGTGGCAGCAGTAAGGTTTTGGTCCCACTCTTTGGCTTCCTTGGCACAGAGGAGGGTAGTTGTAGTGGGGATGCTTTTTTGGGAAATAATGAAAACATTCTTAATACAATTAAAAGCATGATGACAAGCAAAAACAGGCAGATATAAACACAGTGCATGCCTAGCCATGAACTCTGGTTTAACAAATGTGGACAACTATAGTTTCATTACatgattaaacaaaaacaagttgTACGACAGCACCCTTTCATTTTTTTGCCCTGAATTTGCACACCTGCACTGGAGTTGTCCTCGCTGATGTCATCATTGCTCTCAAGAAGTATAGTATTATCACTTGAGTTGCTTGTGTCTGTCCAATCTGTCTCCATGTCTTGGTTGTCTGCACTGAAGAGAGCTGTCTTGGCCACTCCTCTTTGTGGTACGGAGCCCTGCCTCTTCCTTGGGGATCTCATATTTTGGAGTCGCTTGTACATTTTGGTGTAGATGGTCAGCTGTAGTAAAAGAATGCTAGATAAGTTGTTTGTCTTGTTGCTGACCTGCCCACAGTTTTGgtttagataaataaaaaaaatattacttaCATATGGCATATTTGGATCAGCATCACGTAACATAGGGTAATAGTCGACAATCTTCTGTGACATGGCTCTCATTTCCAATTTGGAGG
It encodes the following:
- the LOC120572617 gene encoding uncharacterized protein LOC120572617 — protein: MDIFDDVTLSVLEAASVDEEALKGLSRDDLRDLFPGPEHFFRRKKLWDFISQNCENTTDQDASTCSGSGIMPSTSAMPPCQPQASTPISSEKTMKMPDPPEYVVYTDSELEMVRSQYFALLCNGKEKNYKMSKELCCRLVRNTITSMVAILRASPMGREVRYPSKLEMRAMSQKIVDYYPMLRDADPNMPYLTIYTKMYKRLQNMRSPRKRQGSVPQRGVAKTALFSADNQDMETDWTDTSNSSDNTILLESNDDISEDNSSAASPLQLPSSVPRKPKSGTKTLLLPPESASGSSPRTVIALPTTPAKDVVGKSTSAHLSACYP